In Bdellovibrio bacteriovorus, the following are encoded in one genomic region:
- a CDS encoding trypsin-like serine protease, with product MKKMALALGLSVAFSSLNALAIYKGNPVLKNDLIERATFQLVLTDAQIPTLKLPSCTATLISPTVLLTAGHCFGHKKNITYKIAYTNAKGMKVQVPVVKVVIHEGFSEHTVEGFGELVQNDIALVKIANPVTGAIPAQLPSKNWRPQKNQEVLVAGYGVNGHQMTAEEIKESPEGKALIEKSKAHPPKTEAEMLDFVAALMSLTEAKPLLWTKSKASVVERTSWALPMMLLSKGDSVCSGDSGGPSYIRSSSSGLIVVGVHSTTTNGDCVDTRPNWWSSSQAKGYDTLVPLYLDWIRTNIAALSR from the coding sequence ATGAAAAAAATGGCGTTGGCTTTAGGCCTTTCGGTGGCGTTTTCGTCTTTAAATGCATTGGCTATTTATAAGGGGAACCCGGTTCTTAAAAACGATCTGATTGAACGAGCGACGTTTCAATTGGTCCTTACTGACGCCCAGATACCAACTTTGAAACTGCCATCTTGTACGGCCACACTTATTAGTCCGACCGTTTTATTGACGGCGGGTCACTGCTTCGGTCATAAAAAAAACATCACCTATAAGATCGCTTACACCAACGCAAAAGGCATGAAGGTGCAGGTTCCCGTCGTTAAAGTGGTCATCCATGAAGGCTTCAGTGAACATACCGTGGAGGGCTTTGGCGAGCTTGTTCAAAATGATATAGCGCTGGTTAAAATTGCCAATCCCGTGACGGGCGCTATCCCCGCGCAATTACCTTCAAAAAACTGGCGTCCCCAAAAAAATCAAGAAGTGTTGGTTGCCGGTTATGGTGTTAACGGTCATCAAATGACGGCCGAAGAGATCAAAGAGTCCCCGGAAGGAAAAGCCTTGATTGAAAAATCAAAGGCCCATCCACCAAAGACGGAAGCTGAAATGTTGGACTTTGTCGCCGCTTTGATGAGCTTAACTGAAGCCAAACCCTTACTGTGGACCAAATCAAAAGCCAGCGTTGTTGAAAGAACTTCTTGGGCTTTACCTATGATGCTTTTATCTAAAGGGGACTCGGTGTGTTCGGGAGATTCTGGCGGCCCTTCTTACATTCGTTCAAGTTCTAGTGGTCTGATCGTGGTGGGCGTGCACTCCACAACCACTAATGGCGACTGCGTCGACACTCGCCCGAACTGGTGGTCTTCGTCCCAAGCTAAAGGTTATGACACTTTAGTTCCGCTTTACCTTGACTGGATCCGCACCAACATCGCGGCACTTTCGCGATAA